From a region of the Pelorhabdus rhamnosifermentans genome:
- a CDS encoding MBL fold metallo-hydrolase, whose product MKIIKLEVGNLGTNCYIVYCEKSLEAAIIDPGGNADEIMRMVRRENLTVKYLILTHGHADHIMGLAEVRKATGAPVLIHEADNKMLTNASLNLSGFMGPGFTTHQADQTLCQGDVIQFGTVKFIVRHTPGHTPGGISLVGEGLVISGDTLFTESVGRTDFPGGSHQQLIHSIQEQLMTLSDDTKVLPGHGPETTIGWERKMNPFIQEEF is encoded by the coding sequence GTGAAGATAATCAAACTGGAAGTTGGCAATTTAGGAACAAATTGTTACATCGTTTATTGCGAGAAATCCCTTGAAGCCGCTATTATTGATCCCGGCGGTAATGCTGATGAAATTATGCGGATGGTGCGCCGTGAGAATTTAACGGTGAAGTATCTTATTTTGACGCATGGTCATGCCGATCATATTATGGGATTGGCAGAAGTTAGGAAAGCTACCGGAGCACCCGTTTTAATTCATGAAGCCGATAATAAAATGCTGACAAATGCCTCGCTTAACCTATCAGGGTTTATGGGACCTGGCTTTACTACTCATCAGGCCGATCAAACGCTTTGTCAGGGCGATGTTATTCAATTTGGTACAGTGAAATTCATCGTCAGGCATACGCCAGGTCATACACCAGGCGGTATTAGTCTAGTAGGTGAAGGCCTTGTGATTAGCGGGGATACTCTATTTACTGAGTCTGTGGGGCGAACAGATTTTCCTGGCGGTTCGCATCAACAATTGATTCACAGCATTCAAGAACAGTTAATGACTCTTTCTGATGATACGAAGGTATTACCTGGTCATGGTCCTGAGACTACCATTGGCTGGGAGAGAAAAATGAATCCCTTTATTCAAGAGGAATTCTGA
- the hemZ gene encoding coproporphyrinogen dehydrogenase HemZ: MTEQYYLSENSFGHQATADVMKVFGFEEGSEAESKLIIEHISYEEIVSTKCAFWDRGLWVRREKKRKIDGSDCHFGKEHVARLNTFHLLTEFTGCSPTPWGILKGVRPTKIAHRLLDEGRPEADVLRIFCDEYAVSAAKARLVTDIALRQRSVLTYNNSQKISVYVGIPFCPSRCFYCSFPGMALPQPDAVKNFLTALHADICDASQSIVRHGFEVESIYVGGGTPTSLATADLEQVLVWIEQHLKGPKTKEITVEAGRPDSLNHDKIRLLGAHDVTRVSVNPQSMQQKTLKRIGRNHTIQDIINIFMEFRSVTKCLINMDVIAGLPGETLADMTDTLEKIRQLNPDNLTVHTLSVKRGSNLQSLLVTDPLFTLEDLPEPSVVTRMIDKAASVAASMHMKPYYLYRQKNMVGNLENVGYAKEPHLSYYNIQMMEERQTVIGIGPGATTKAVVDKTHRLKSCYHAKNVVYYQKDLDRYLAKRRTLLERLCAGTLFME, from the coding sequence GTGACTGAACAGTATTATTTGAGTGAAAATTCTTTTGGGCATCAGGCCACAGCCGATGTGATGAAGGTTTTTGGCTTTGAAGAAGGCAGTGAAGCAGAGTCCAAACTAATTATTGAGCATATTTCATATGAAGAGATTGTAAGTACAAAGTGTGCTTTTTGGGATCGTGGTCTTTGGGTGAGACGTGAAAAGAAAAGAAAAATTGATGGTAGTGATTGTCATTTTGGCAAAGAACATGTGGCGCGTCTCAATACGTTCCATTTGCTTACGGAATTCACGGGATGCTCACCGACTCCCTGGGGTATCTTGAAGGGGGTTCGCCCGACGAAGATTGCTCATAGACTACTTGATGAAGGTCGCCCGGAAGCGGATGTTTTACGTATTTTTTGCGATGAATATGCTGTCAGTGCTGCCAAGGCCCGGCTTGTTACGGACATTGCCTTGAGACAAAGATCGGTCTTAACTTACAATAACTCACAGAAAATTAGTGTTTACGTGGGGATTCCTTTTTGCCCTTCACGTTGTTTTTATTGCTCATTTCCTGGTATGGCTTTGCCACAGCCTGATGCAGTTAAGAACTTTCTTACGGCTCTCCATGCTGATATTTGTGATGCCAGTCAAAGTATTGTAAGGCATGGCTTTGAGGTTGAGAGTATTTATGTTGGCGGCGGCACACCGACAAGTCTGGCGACGGCTGATTTGGAGCAGGTGCTTGTTTGGATTGAACAGCATCTTAAGGGGCCTAAAACGAAGGAAATAACGGTGGAGGCCGGGCGCCCCGACAGTCTGAATCACGATAAAATTCGCCTCTTAGGTGCCCATGATGTGACACGTGTCAGTGTGAATCCGCAGTCAATGCAGCAAAAAACATTAAAACGCATTGGACGAAACCATACAATTCAGGATATAATAAACATATTCATGGAATTTCGCTCTGTAACAAAGTGCTTGATTAACATGGATGTCATTGCCGGTTTGCCTGGGGAAACCTTAGCCGATATGACGGATACACTAGAGAAAATTCGTCAATTAAATCCCGATAATCTGACGGTACATACGCTTTCTGTCAAGCGTGGTTCAAATTTGCAATCACTGCTTGTGACAGATCCGCTCTTTACTCTGGAAGATTTACCTGAGCCGAGTGTAGTGACACGAATGATAGACAAGGCCGCTTCTGTTGCGGCGAGTATGCACATGAAACCTTATTATTTGTACAGGCAGAAAAATATGGTAGGCAATCTGGAAAATGTGGGCTATGCTAAGGAGCCTCATTTGTCTTATTACAATATTCAAATGATGGAGGAACGGCAAACGGTCATTGGAATTGGCCCGGGTGCAACAACCAAGGCGGTTGTGGACAAGACCCACCGATTGAAAAGCTGTTATCATGCAAAAAATGTAGTATATTATCAAAAAGATCTGGACAGGTATCTTGCTAAGCGGCGAACATTGCTTGAGAGACTTTGCGCCGGAACCCTTTTTATGGAATAG
- the dtd gene encoding D-aminoacyl-tRNA deacylase: protein MRALVQLVDSASVSVEEQVIGQIQGGLLILLGVHDSDTLKDADYLVDKITNLRIFVDESGKMNLSVKDVGGELLVVSQFTLYGDCRKGRRPSFDHAASPVKAQDFYEYFVSQCRKQLVTATGKFQAEMLVSSVNHGPVSILLDSTKLF, encoded by the coding sequence ATGAGAGCGCTTGTACAGCTTGTGGACAGTGCCTCAGTGAGTGTTGAGGAACAAGTAATCGGTCAAATCCAGGGGGGTTTACTTATTTTGCTTGGGGTTCATGACAGTGATACTCTAAAAGATGCCGACTATCTTGTTGATAAGATTACGAATCTACGTATTTTTGTTGATGAGTCAGGCAAAATGAATTTGTCTGTTAAAGATGTAGGTGGCGAGTTGCTTGTTGTCTCACAGTTTACCTTATATGGTGACTGCCGCAAAGGACGACGGCCCAGCTTCGATCATGCAGCATCTCCGGTTAAAGCTCAGGATTTTTATGAGTATTTTGTTTCCCAGTGCCGAAAGCAGCTTGTTACGGCGACAGGAAAATTCCAGGCTGAAATGCTTGTATCATCCGTTAATCATGGCCCGGTGAGTATTTTGCTTGACAGTACCAAATTATTTTAA
- a CDS encoding AI-2E family transporter, with translation MSLARTNFLRGLIVVVSLYVSYQASSVFLPLILSLVIAFILNPFVNGLSTFLSSRRRKFPRSLAVIITMAISFLLFFSIISFIFLPFVNEFNKFVQNLPLIFEQLHTLALVVGERANNVDIPSNVRNIIDQGLSSATAFSIDFAKRTVVTVFSIASHVVELVVIPVLVYYFLKDGCAMEQAIIHLFTPGYRTLVQSILQEMAATIGAYLHGQVLISVIMGITVFCGLYWLDVDYPLVIALLAFLTETIPIIGPIIGAVPAVLLAYLISPELAMKVTIFYVVVHQLDSHVIVPNIMGHTIALHPVVVIISVLVASQLFGIIGMMMAVPVAALLRVFIRHLQIVG, from the coding sequence ATGTCTTTAGCTCGTACGAACTTTTTACGCGGTCTTATTGTGGTCGTGAGTCTCTATGTTTCTTATCAAGCGTCTAGCGTGTTTCTTCCTTTGATTCTATCACTTGTGATTGCCTTCATTCTCAATCCCTTTGTGAATGGGTTAAGTACCTTTTTAAGTTCACGGCGCAGAAAATTTCCACGCAGTTTGGCCGTTATCATTACGATGGCTATTAGTTTTTTATTGTTTTTTAGTATTATATCTTTTATTTTTTTGCCCTTTGTGAATGAATTTAATAAGTTTGTTCAAAATTTGCCATTGATCTTTGAACAGCTTCATACACTGGCCCTTGTGGTTGGTGAAAGAGCAAATAATGTGGATATACCAAGCAATGTTCGAAATATTATCGATCAGGGATTATCCAGTGCAACGGCTTTTTCCATTGATTTTGCCAAGCGTACGGTTGTTACAGTATTTTCAATAGCTTCTCATGTCGTAGAGCTTGTTGTGATTCCTGTTCTTGTCTATTATTTTTTAAAAGATGGATGTGCCATGGAGCAGGCAATTATCCATTTATTCACACCTGGTTATCGCACCCTTGTTCAATCCATTTTGCAGGAAATGGCAGCTACAATTGGCGCTTATCTTCATGGTCAGGTACTCATCAGTGTGATTATGGGGATTACTGTATTTTGTGGACTTTATTGGCTTGATGTGGATTATCCCCTTGTGATTGCACTGCTTGCTTTTCTGACAGAAACAATTCCAATTATTGGTCCGATTATTGGTGCTGTACCAGCAGTGCTGCTGGCTTATTTGATTTCACCGGAACTGGCCATGAAAGTGACAATCTTTTATGTTGTTGTTCATCAGCTTGACAGTCATGTGATTGTACCCAATATTATGGGGCATACCATTGCTCTGCATCCCGTTGTTGTGATTATTAGTGTGTTAGTCGCGAGCCAACTGTTTGGTATTATCGGTATGATGATGGCTGTACCTGTTGCAGCGCTACTTAGGGTATTTATTCGGCATTTACAAATTGTGGGGTAG
- a CDS encoding Fur family transcriptional regulator, translated as MSITLAELKQKLSQNHSKLTPQRQMILQAFLNHPEEHLSAEDVHQIVKPLASDIGVATVYRTLELLSELKLLNKMDFGDGRSRYEIQKNDESHCHHHLICLSCGKVKEFEDDLLESLETAIAKKSNFTIVDHQLKFYGYCQECRKQ; from the coding sequence ATGTCTATTACATTAGCAGAGTTAAAACAAAAGCTCTCTCAAAATCATAGTAAGCTGACGCCACAGCGACAAATGATATTACAGGCTTTTTTAAATCACCCGGAGGAGCATTTAAGCGCTGAAGATGTCCATCAGATTGTGAAACCTTTGGCGTCAGATATTGGTGTGGCGACGGTTTATCGTACCTTAGAACTTTTGAGTGAATTAAAGTTATTAAACAAGATGGATTTTGGTGATGGTCGTAGCCGTTATGAAATACAAAAGAATGATGAATCTCATTGCCATCATCATCTGATTTGCTTGTCTTGTGGCAAGGTGAAAGAGTTTGAAGATGATTTATTGGAATCATTGGAAACGGCCATTGCGAAAAAAAGTAATTTTACCATTGTCGATCATCAACTGAAGTTTTATGGTTATTGTCAGGAGTGCCGCAAACAGTGA